A genomic region of Papaver somniferum cultivar HN1 chromosome 7, ASM357369v1, whole genome shotgun sequence contains the following coding sequences:
- the LOC113295674 gene encoding uncharacterized protein LOC113295674, producing MKVNVKYHTTWRARNIVLQNPHGIYEEQYKKILAFCEMVKENMPGSVASFSYGSTYNTFLSMTLCFKPAIEGFLAGCRKIIGLDACHLYGKYGGVLLVATGLDGQNGLVPLGIMVCRNETIENWKIFLKDLKAILGEDLHFTIISDKQKEISEACDKYFCLDEHKLCFRHLMKNFKKYFKSYSLHVHFWNAAKCYKKRHYQKHMDKLFAEDEKAALYLIDQKPESWSRSHFSNDSKCEHINNNFSESFNNMAKPFRDNPIITLAQMYNKLVMGLFFNRRNESENWQDGEIVPKEMKLITKMHDSNHLFELTGAVRGRVYEVRSVHDAVFVMDLPKKSCSCLQCQLRGFPCQHAVVALTPLKPNLVDYCDLNILVEFINPPVIIRKTGRPRKKRIPSYDEAGSVKKMRKCKKCGVYGHYAITCAGGEVGKNQKGEKPRTCVDGSTSSTYVPEPPKRKYNRKKPVVSASAGASTTAKDGMKN from the exons atgaaagtGAACGTTAAGTACCATACAACATGGAGAGCAAGAAATATTGTGTTGCAGAATCCTCATGGCATCTATGAGGAGCAGTACAAGAAAATTCTTGCATtctgtgaaatggtgaag GAAAACATGCCTGGCAGTGTAGCTAGTTTCTCATATGGAAGCACATACAACACATTCTTGTCAATGACACTCTGCTTCAAGCCTGCTATAGAAGGATTCTTGGCTGGATGTAGGAAAATTATTGGATTGGATGCTTGCCATTTGTATGGTAAGTATGGTGGTGTGTTACTGGTTGCAACAGGTCTAGATGGTCAGAATGGTTTAGTACCTCTTGGTATAATGGTGTGTAGGAATGAAACCATTGAGAACTGGAAGATATTTCTCAAAGACTTGAAAGCTATACTGGGTGAAGACTTGCATTTCACCATTATATCAGACAAGCAGAAGGAGATTAGTGAAGCTTGTGACAAATACTTCTGCTTGGATGAGCACAAATTATGTTTCAG ACATTTGATGAAGAATTTCAAGAAGTATTTCAAGTCATACAGCTTAcatgttcatttctggaatgctgCCAAATGTTACAAGAAGAGACACTATCAG AAACACATGGATAAATTATTTGCTGAGGATGAAAAAGCTGCACTGTATCTCATAGATCAAAAACCTGAAAGCTGGTCTAGGTCTCATTTCTCAAATGACAGCAAGTGTGAGCACATCAACAATAATTTCTCAGAGTCTTTCAACAACATGGCCAAGCCCTTTAGAGATAATCCAATCATTACACTTGCACAAATGTATAATAAACTGGTGATGGGTCTTTTCTTCAATAGGAGGAATGAAAGTGAAAACTGGCAGGATGGTGAGATAGTTCCAAAGGAAATGAAGCTGATTACAAAGATGCATGACTCAAATCATCTGTTTGAGTTAACTGGAGCTGTAAGGGGAAGGGTGTATGAGGTCAGGAGTGTTCATGATGCTGTGTTTGTTATGGATCTTCCCAAAAAGAGTTGTAGTTGTTTGCAGTGCCAGCTGAGGGGATTTCCCTGTCAACATGCTGTAGTTGCTTTAACACCATTGAAACCAAACTTGGTTGA CTACTGTGACCTT AATATACTGGTAGAGTTCATTAATCCTCCTGTTATCATAAGGAAAACTGGAAGGCCAAGGAAGAAGAGGATTCCTTCTTATGATGAAGCTGGAAgtgtgaagaaaatgagaaagtgtAAGAAGTGTGGAGTTTATGGTCACTATGCAATAACTTGTGCTGGTGGAGAGGTTGGAAAGAATCAAAAGGGAGAAAAACCTAGAACCTGTGTTGATGGCTCAACATCATCTACTTATGTCCCTGAACCACCAAAAAGGAAGTACAATAGAAAGAAACCGGTTGTTAGTGCTTCTGCAGGTGCATCTACTACTGCTAAGGATGGAATGAAGAACTAA